One window of Alteromonas sp. LMIT006 genomic DNA carries:
- a CDS encoding YebC/PmpR family DNA-binding transcriptional regulator has protein sequence MGRAFEVRKNAMAKTAGQKTKVYSKYGKEIYVVAKNGGTDPEANLSLKRLIEKAKKDQVPGHVIDKAIDKAVGGAGEDFVPARYEGFGPGNCMVIVDCLTDNNNRTITDVRNCFTKTKAKIGAPGAVAHMFDHSAIFSFDGDDEDAVLEALIEADVDVTDVESEDGKITVFAPHTEYFAVKNALADAYPDTTLDVDEITFVPQTETEISVDDLPMFEKFIEMLNDCDDVQNVYHNAVLPE, from the coding sequence ATGGGTCGCGCATTTGAAGTTCGCAAAAATGCCATGGCGAAAACCGCTGGGCAAAAAACCAAAGTCTATTCCAAATACGGTAAAGAGATTTACGTGGTCGCCAAAAATGGTGGAACGGATCCTGAAGCCAACCTTTCTTTAAAGCGTTTAATCGAAAAAGCCAAAAAAGACCAAGTCCCTGGGCACGTGATTGATAAGGCTATCGACAAAGCGGTTGGTGGCGCGGGTGAAGACTTTGTTCCAGCGCGTTATGAAGGTTTTGGTCCAGGTAACTGTATGGTCATTGTGGATTGTTTAACCGATAATAACAACCGTACCATCACAGATGTTCGTAATTGCTTTACCAAAACCAAAGCCAAAATTGGCGCCCCAGGTGCGGTGGCACATATGTTCGATCACAGTGCGATTTTTTCGTTCGATGGCGATGATGAAGATGCCGTATTAGAAGCTTTGATAGAAGCGGATGTCGATGTGACAGACGTTGAATCAGAAGATGGCAAGATTACTGTTTTTGCCCCACATACAGAGTATTTTGCGGTGAAAAACGCTTTAGCAGATGCTTATCCTGACACAACGTTAGACGTTGATGAAATCACCTTTGTGCCACAGACAGAAACGGAAATCAGCGTGGATGATTTGCCGATGTTTGAAAAATTCATCGAAATGCTCAACGATTGTGATGACGTGCAAAATGTCTATCACAACGCAGTGTTACCAGAATAA